In Miscanthus floridulus cultivar M001 chromosome 19, ASM1932011v1, whole genome shotgun sequence, the DNA window GGACATGTATGCCAAGTGCGGTCTCATTGACGAGGCGCGCAGGGTTTTTGAAGGGGTGCAAGAGAAGAACGTGTATACCTATAGCTCAATGATTGTTGGCCTAGCATCGAAGGGCAGGCTTGGTGCAAGCAGTAGAGTCTtactgcctgtgaccggaaggtcccaggttcgagtcgtggtctcctcgcattgcacaggcgagggtaaggcttgccactaacaccctttcccagaccccgcacagaacgggagctctctgcactgggtatgtcCTTTTATTGTTGGCCTAGCATCACACGGGAGGGCCAATGATGCAAATGCTTTGTTCAAGGACATGGTTAGGAGGGCAGATGTGGAACCCAACCATGTTACCTTCATTGGAGTATTGACAGCCTGCAGCCATGCGGGGATGGTAAAAGAAGGGCGCTACTACTTTGCGCAGATGAAGGACAGGTATGGGATATTGCCTTCCGCAGACCACTACGCTTGTATGGTTGATTTGCTTGGTCGGGCTGGATTGGTGATTGAAGCCCTTGACCTTGTGAAATCAATGACCGTGGAGCCTCATGGTGGTTTCTGGGGGGCACTTTTAGGGGCTTGCTGAATCCATGGAAATACTGAAGTCGCTAAGGTTGCAGCTGAACATCTTTTTAAGCTTGAGCCAGAGGGCATAGGGAACTACGTGTTGTTATCAAATACACTTGCATCAGCAGGAGAATGGGATGAGGTCTCGAAGGTTAGGAAACTGATGAGAATTCGGGGGCTGAAAAAGGATCCTGCAGTGAGCTGGTTTGAAGGCCGTGATGGTTGTGTGCATCAGTTCTTTGCTGGTGATAATACGCACCCATGGATGCATGAAATAAAGAAAACATTATTGGAGCTACGGGCAAAACTGAAGCTTGCAGGTTATGTGCCAATCCTTAGTTCAGTTGTTTATAATGTAAGCGAGGAAGAGAAAGAAAGGTTGTTAATGGGTCATAGTGAGAAGCTTGCTATGTCATTTGGGTTGCTCACACTTGAGTCTAGATCCCCAATTAGGATAGTAAAGAATCTAAGGATATGTGACGACTGCCATTTGTTTATCAGATTGGTGTCAAAAGTTGAGCACATCGAGATTATAGTCAGGGACAATATGAGATTTCATCACTTCAGAGATGGAGAATGCTCATGCGGCGGATTCTGGTGAATGCAGGATATGTATTATTTTATTGAGAAAAAAATAAACATGGAGAATAAACCTCCATCAATTAATAGTACCTTGTCCAACTTATTTATCTGACATGTTTTTGAATATAGGAAGGTCAACTCTGAACAGCAGGGCAAAGCTTGGAAAGACGCTTATGaattcaaaaaataaataaataaataatggcAATCTTTGTTTGCAATGAAGAGCTATGCAGGGCAGATCTAGTTGGCAATGCATGGGTAATGAGGAAGTGGGTGTTTGATTGTAAAAATGGACATGTTGATTTTGAAAAATGATACTTAAAAGCATGGAGTTCACACAATACAAATGCAAATAGTAAAGCATCAATCATGGCGGGTCATTCAAAACTACTAAGTATATTATTGAATGTAACTATAATATTATTATTGCTGTAGGAGAACTGAAAGGGAATTTTCTTTTGGTTCTTTCAAATTCAATACTTACCTAATGTTTTTTATCGCTTTTGTTCTGAAACTAAAAATTATGCACAAGACAAGCAAGAACTGAATTGTCACCAATCTTTTGCTTGGCATTACATTAGTGCAGTCCTACTGTCCTAGCCATAGCAAGTATTGGTACCTGTGAGACTCTACATTTTTGGCGTACAGATCATTAGTGACTAAAGAATTCTGATCTAAATCTGATGGAAGCATTTATGTGCCTTGGTTTTTTTGGCCGAGGTGCCATGGGAGTTAGAAGTGCATTTTCTTCAGATCTATATTTCCACAAATCCACATGCCATTTTTAATGGAGGCTTCAGCTTTCTCAGCATATGAACTGTGCTGTATTTTGCTTCTCGTGCCATCAAACTAAATGATCAGATGTTTACTAGCTTGCTCTCATCGATGCTGACCAGAAGGGTTTCTTTCCCTGCTTCCTGAGAATAGCCAGTGCGGTCTTTTTGGTGAATGTGAACTGGGGCCAATGCTTAGTTTGAGGTCAAGATCACTCTCTACAGAGGCATTCCAACTTTCATCTTCAGCTGATTTATGGTTCTCCCTGTGAAATCTTTCTTTGACTGTTGAGTTTTCTTCACTAAAGAGGCTGAGGCAATTTACTGGCTTGCATTCATGAAGACTCAAATCTTCAGTTACTGGCTGGGGAGTTGAGTGTTGGGCATTACCAAGGTGAGCAGATTGATTTGTCCCTGAGGTGGAAGGACTACTCTTGAGATTCGACCTTGATCCCTGCACCATTTCATGAGTTTCTTCTGTTCTCGGTTGATAACTATGGTTATCGCATTCAGCCATCAATGATTTTTGTACATGATACAAACGATGCAGCTCATGCACCTGATGCAAAGAAGCAGTATCAGATGCAAAAGTTCTTGTTGCATGAATGACAAGACAACTTAGGTCTGACTAACAACTGGTTGTCAACTTATCACTAGAAAGATGAAGGTTTAATGCAGCATAAGCAGTAGTATGCACTACAATATATTACAAAACTGGAGGAGTTTGTTAACTTCTCGTCTATGTGTGCAAAAATACATCAGCAAATTCAAAAGGCTCAGGAGTCAAGACCTATTAGGGTGCCTGATCTCCTTGCTTTCTTAtgttctatatatatttggtgaaTCCTTGTGATTTGGATAACTGGAGTACAAGGCTACATACTACATACCTGCTGTCTGAAGACCTTATCATGCTCCATGATTGTTCTCCGAATTGAGTCCTTGCTGTCTTGTATGCAGTGCTCGTCCATTGGCTCTTCCAAGGTGCATAAAAGCTTTTGCTCACCAGCTTTCAGCAATAATTTGGTTATTTTCTGGATATTTTCTCTACCTTTTTTATATCCCGCGATGACTATTCCCTTTATCTCCAACAGGGTGGAGAGGATTCTGTGAATATGAAGCAAATCAATAGCCATACCTGAAACAGTCAGTTTGAAAGATCAGTACCTTGTGTAGTACGCATCAGTTAGAGCCGGAGAGATTTGCCATAAAAAAATATAACTGTAGCTTGAGTCAATTGCACTATGCTTACAAGTGAATATGGATACTGAGCTAACAACCTAACACTGAACCAAGAATCAAACAAAGAGAAACTGAAGATTTACTCACCTGTATCCCTGATTCTCATGGTCCAGCTGCTTATGTCGCATTTTTCCTCTTCTTTGGTTACATATCATAGCCAGTGGCAATCTCCATATGTTAGCAGGGACACAGAATGGGAGGTGACTTGCTCAACTCTATCCTCAGCACCCATTACTCATTTCAGAGCCTAACTGCGGGAGAGTTCACTTTGTGGGGGTAGCTTCCACGCTCTATCACTCCTTGTGCTTATGAAGCAAACAGCATCCTTTTGTACTAGAAACAAGGGATGCCAACCAAAAGTGAAGAAAAGCTAGTAATGCAATGGCTGACAGGCTGTGTGAAGCTGAAGGGTAAGCAGGATATAAGGGCGGCCGTagtgcaaaaggatgagaagctGGAGATCGTTAGTTAGCAGGAGGTATGCTGCGTCGCTATTTGTTTATCGAACTCGAGGAAAGATCAGGGAAGTGCAGGCAGCAGCCAATTGGAGAGCCAAATCTGGTTGGTTTAATGAAACAACAAGCCAGCCTAAAAACATGTGAAGCAGATATGCCACGCAGGTTTTGCCGGGATTAAAGATATCAGGATTTTTGGACTTGGgcaacctctctctctctctccatctgaTAGATAAGCTAGGCCATACATATCTTCACATGCTTGTAGTTTGCCGTAGAGATCTGAAGATACCAGGGGCCCACAGCCATGAGTTATCCTAGGCTGTCCATCCCCGTTACAATCCCAACTCTGGGATCTGCCCACAGCCTCAGAAAAGTAAATTGCCGTTTAAGCTTCCATGTGCGTTGCAAATCCCTTACTTCGTGTTTTTTTTAACCTGGACAGGTTGTTGCTCTACTGCCGCCTCTCCATGTTCTGTCACTGTCCTAGCCACATGAtcatcggctcaggtgagtgaaccactcactagTCTTGTCGAGCATCCACTGGTATTGCCGAGCACCCATTAGCCGTGCTGATCACGAACCAGCGTTgttcgtccccacacactatggtcgGAGCtaaaagaagaagggagaacagagcaaacacacacaatacaagacaccagcgttaaCCGAAGCCttgtctgtgagatggcaaatctgaactctctttattgaattgtcgtggtagtctatttatacaactctatctatctagtcctagtacagcgcacatactgtaacagtaactagataacatacagggttgACTCTGCGCCGGTCACTGCATGTGCCtatagtgctgcaggtgagccgtgcggcgcctacatctgcagcggctacagtatcacagcaggggaccTTTTCGACGTCGCCTTCCCTTGTTGTGTTTagtagtagattatctaacaggcTTCCCAGTATTCTTGGACGGCTGGATCTCAAAACCAAGATCTTGTTAATTCGTTCATCCTACCGACACAGGTACTAAACTAACACCTCTTTCTGATCTAAATCACACTTGAGTTGCTCAGTTGACTTGCTACAGACCAGGCTGTTGATCCGTTCATGATTCGATGCAGTAGCCAGTACCTATGAAACTCCTGATGTGCATGATATTCTAAGCGTTAATCGGGTTTGACTTTTTTTGAGTTCCTGGATGCCCTTGATCAATCTTTCCCTGCCTGTATGTCAGGCAGCCTTGCCACATGAATGTTTTATCTAGAGCTAGCAACATTGCTGGAGATAGGACAGTAGGAGTACAACATAGGATAAGATTATGCCGCCCATCACTGGCTTTCCAAGATTCCTTTGTCAACAACTAAAGATTTAATGCCGGGACCAATGATAGGCCTATATATGGTGCTTGCTATCTATTCCAACTCCGATACGCATTCACTTCTAAGGGGTTTCCTAGCTTCCCCGCAAAAGAAGGGATTCTGAAATCACAGTCGCTGTTCCCTGAAAAGGATAAGCACTTAGATAGCATCTTTAAACCCTCGACGTtcattttttttttccatttgGAAAAGCAAAAGTTCCATTTAGGTCGAGTCACAACTAACACTAGTATGCCTCATTGGCTAGAGTAGCATGTAGGCTTAGCCATCCCTCACCAGTGTGACATCAGTGTTGCCTCTTCCTCGTATTGATCCCTAAATTATCTGTTTGTTGAGTTAAAAGAATATATGATATCCGAAAACTAAATATCTTGTTTCGAAAGTTGGAAAGGAACTTTGCAGCGCCATGATCGTCCACGTACCACGCGAAAGCAAAAACCAGCAGCATCAGCTCATATACGCAGATAAGCTTGACAGCGATCAGATGGTTGTTGCTGTCTGTTGTCATGGACATCAGACAGAGCCGACTAGCTGTTGATAAAAGTTAGAAACGAATCATGTTTAAATTTCCTTGGCACTGATTGGAAATCCTGTTGCACATGGCAAAGATTTGCAGCCAGAGCTAACCTGTATATTCTGAAAGAAAAATAGAAACTGCAGGTACACATGGAAATGAGCATGTGCAGACGCCAAATCGCACTCTGATGCTACCGCTCTGAGATGGAATCAAACGCAGGGGCAGACATCCCAAATGAGGAGGAccagccagcagcagcagcaggaggaggaggagccaaatAATGTAAGCAACTATCTGTCACAGCAGCGCTCCCCTCCAAAGGCCGACAGGCTACCTGCCGTTAATCCTTTTCATTGCCGTCATGATCTGCACAGGTGATGCAGCCATGTATGTGTCTGCGCTTGGGCTAGAGCAAGAGCGCCATCAAACTGGCTGGCTGTGGGCTTTGGCTCACATGGACCACACACCCACGATGTGGCATGCAGTCCACGCTTCGTGAAAACATCTTTGGATGCACGTACCCATCACTCCATCAGCTGCCGGCCATGGCCATGGGATACTTTGCTGCCGTTGCAATTTGCAAACTCCGC includes these proteins:
- the LOC136529602 gene encoding uncharacterized protein, producing MRIRDTGMAIDLLHIHRILSTLLEIKGIVIAGYKKGRENIQKITKLLLKAGEQKLLCTLEEPMDEHCIQDSKDSIRRTIMEHDKVFRQQVHELHRLYHVQKSLMAECDNHSYQPRTEETHEMVQGSRSNLKSSPSTSGTNQSAHLGNAQHSTPQPVTEDLSLHECKPVNCLSLFSEENSTVKERFHRENHKSAEDESWNASVESDLDLKLSIGPSSHSPKRPHWLFSGSRERNPSGQHR